The DNA sequence CACATCCCGAGCTCGCTTCATGGAtctatattgaataaaattttcataacacCATTGGACTGAATAGTCTGAATCAACCCACTGATTGTAAACATTCATCAAAGTTAAGTGATCACCATGCCggtgaaaaaagttttttcttgCAGTATCTGcatgtattattttatcttttggcCTATAAAATACTGAACTATTTACAGACAGCATGGCAGCTATTGTGACAATTTCTTCGGAACATTtgtacctataataaaaaaaaattaagattagaaaaaaatttgtgagctttagactgaagtaaaacttctgcacactGGCCTGtactgtcttagatatacgaaaggAGGTGACTACGAGAGAAAGATGACCACGACATCACTGACAAGAGCACAACGAAAGAGATGAtgatgagagaaagagagagaaaatGTGTGTTCGCACCTCTCTCggtccgttcgcctcgcccgatcacacttttcgtaacgctctcgtcacgcattgactagcttactccccaagtcaagtgtgcgtaaagaacttttacttcaataaaagtCAGACTATTATTACGTGTAAACTATTAGTTGAATGACTTACTTTTCACTAGCTAATAACATTTTAGCAAGCATAGGATCAGTAGGAAATTCTGCCATACGTCTTCCAGCTTTTGTTAATTCTCCATGATGATTGAGAGCACCAAGCGCATATAACTGTTCTAAAGCTAATACTAGTGTCTCATGTGGAGGAGGATCGAGAAAATCAAAATGTATAAGATCATTTATACCTAAAGCTTTTAATGTGAGTACTGCATTTCCCAAATTAATCCTTTGAATTTCAGGTACAGTATTGTCCTCAAGTTCGTATTTATACGCCCACGCCGTATAGAGTCTAAAACATTTTCCAGGAGCTACTCTTCCTGCTCTACCTGCTCTTTGATTTGCTGATGCTTTAGATATTGGTACCACCATTAGACTTTCCATACCAGTTTtagagttaaaattattttgctttgCAAACCCGGGATCTATGACATAGATTATATTATCAATTGTTACTGATGTTTCAGCAATATTAGTGGCAAGTACAACTTTTCTTGCGCCTTCAGGAGTGGGTTCAAAAATTTTTGCTTGCATGTCACTTGGCAGGTTTGCATAAACTGGTAAAATAACAAGTTCTTTCAATTTCTTCCCAATTCTTTTTGTCCTTTCTTGTAACATTTCAACACAAGTTTCAATCTCTTCTTGACCTGTCAGGAAGACTAATACATCTCCAAGTGGTTGAGTGGCATGAATTTGCAATACTGTGACCACACATGCATCGATATAATCAGCTTCTGGTGcttttgtataatatatgtcTACAGGAAATCTTCTGCCAGGTATTCTAAATATTGGAGCATCGTCAAAAAATGTAGAAAACTTCTCAGCATCTAATGTAGCACTAGATATGAGTAACTTTAAATCTGGTCTAAATCTTGTTATATCTTTCACAAGGCCAAATAAAATATCTGTATGTAATGTTCTCTCATGAGCTTCATCAATAATCATTACACTGTATGATGCTAAATCAGGTTCAGATAAAAACTCCCTGTGTAATGTTCCATCTGTCATATATTTGATCACAGTTCTCTCAGATGTACAGTCTTCAAAACGAATACTGTAACCAACTTCATTTCCTAATTTAACATTCATTTCTTGCGCCACCCTTGCTGCTACAGACATTGCAGCTACTCTTCTTGGTTGGgtacaaccaatttttttaccATCTTTAGTGAATCCTGCTTCATTAAGGTACTGAGGAATCTGTGTAGTTTTTCCAGAACCAGTTTCACCCTCCACTATCAAAATCTGATAGTTTTTTATTGCCTCAATTAAAGAGTCTCTAAAAGGGAAAACAGGTAATGACTTCTTTGTTTCTTCTATTGTTAGCCGTGCCTTTTGATATTctgatattttttcttcttcctctttttttttatttccttccAATTGCAAAGCTTGAATAAAGTCAATCTGCTCATCCAGTAACAATTCATATTCATCTTGAGCTTTTGCATCCTTGGCACCAAACTTAAAAAAGGCAGATTTTATTTGCTCCTGTTCCCATTTTCTTTGTTCAGAATGTGGGAGTTTCTCATTTTCATCAACTTCTATATATTCACCTGtaatcaaaaaaattgttatttttttgttattgtctaTAGTAATAAAGCATTTAAAAAGACATGACCTAACAATAAagggtaatatttaaaaaaaattacaaatagtaTGTTACCCTTTTCACCCTTTCCCAGATCTTGAGGCATGTGATATCTTTGTACATTTTCCAACTCTCGTGCCTTTTCATGTTCTTTGGCCAATTgcaatattgttttcttatgCTCCcggtcttttttttctttttctgttaATCTAAGATAATAAAAGATTGTATTAATTTCCTTTATCATATTTtagtaacataattaaatgaaataagatTAGAGTTAGAATAGTGATGTGCAAATGCACATAATCACTATATTGGCAAAGCGACCCAAATAAAGCCACTAAGCAATAGATACATTTAATATAGTAATTTGAATTAAAGTTTTCATTTCTCacaaatgcaataaaataattttctgtctgtgtggttacggcagtaaagaatatagccacgccctctcttcccgtgggtgttgtgaGAGGTGACtacgggataacacagtttaaCTATCACAtgggaacttaaaaagccaaccgatggtgggataaccatccaactgctggctttgaaatacacaggccgaagacgggcagcagcgtcttcggtgcgacaaaaccagccctacggtcaccaccctggtgactatgggcaaaacacatgagttcgcgccatttttggcgcgaacttgtggaggcctatgtccagcagtggactgcaatatgttgaagtgatgagtgatgaacaaaataatttaaagaggattaatatttataacaaagcAATAAgagacaaaaagaaaaaaattgacttACATGCTTTCGTCAAATAGATACTCATCATCAGCTATATCATCTTCCAATTCAATAACCTTATCATCTTTCCTCTTTTGTAAATACTTTCGCCTAGATTGAATGCGGAGTTTTGGCAATATTTTGTCTCGGTCTTCTGCTTCCAATTTTAAACGTTTTGCAGCTTCTTCGTATGATCTTTTGCTTGTGCTTTCGGcaagttttttaactttttcttcGTCTCGTTTTCTGAGTCTTGTTGCAAATTCATCTCTTTCTTTTAAATCCTTTCTTCGATTTTCTTCAGCACTatcagaatctgatgatgaatAATGTCTTTTACCTCGTttatccattttatttatttatatacttatcgGAGAAATAGTAGATATTTCTTGTGAAATCGTTAATTGCGTGATAGTCAATAATCAACTAATATTATTGAGCATTGTTTcgtt is a window from the Melitaea cinxia chromosome 3, ilMelCinx1.1, whole genome shotgun sequence genome containing:
- the LOC123669500 gene encoding pre-mRNA-splicing factor ATP-dependent RNA helicase DHX16; amino-acid sequence: MDKRGKRHYSSSDSDSAEENRRKDLKERDEFATRLRKRDEEKVKKLAESTSKRSYEEAAKRLKLEAEDRDKILPKLRIQSRRKYLQKRKDDKVIELEDDIADDEYLFDESILTEKEKKDREHKKTILQLAKEHEKARELENVQRYHMPQDLGKGEKGEYIEVDENEKLPHSEQRKWEQEQIKSAFFKFGAKDAKAQDEYELLLDEQIDFIQALQLEGNKKKEEEEKISEYQKARLTIEETKKSLPVFPFRDSLIEAIKNYQILIVEGETGSGKTTQIPQYLNEAGFTKDGKKIGCTQPRRVAAMSVAARVAQEMNVKLGNEVGYSIRFEDCTSERTVIKYMTDGTLHREFLSEPDLASYSVMIIDEAHERTLHTDILFGLVKDITRFRPDLKLLISSATLDAEKFSTFFDDAPIFRIPGRRFPVDIYYTKAPEADYIDACVVTVLQIHATQPLGDVLVFLTGQEEIETCVEMLQERTKRIGKKLKELVILPVYANLPSDMQAKIFEPTPEGARKVVLATNIAETSVTIDNIIYVIDPGFAKQNNFNSKTGMESLMVVPISKASANQRAGRAGRVAPGKCFRLYTAWAYKYELEDNTVPEIQRINLGNAVLTLKALGINDLIHFDFLDPPPHETLVLALEQLYALGALNHHGELTKAGRRMAEFPTDPMLAKMLLASEKYKCSEEIVTIAAMLSVNSSVFYRPKDKIIHADTARKNFFHRHGDHLTLMNVYNQWVDSDYSVQWCYENFIQYRSMKRARDVREQLVGLMERVEIEMVSSLAEDTNIRKAITAGYFYHIAKFSKGGHYKTVKHNQTVMIHPNSALFEELPRWVIYHELVFTSKEFMRQVTEIESKWLLEVAPHYYKAKELEDSSNKKMPKTVGKSALST